One genomic window of Rhodoligotrophos defluvii includes the following:
- the prfA gene encoding peptide chain release factor 1, with translation MWISDKLDRVLDRFRTIEAELSAGPEPSQYVKLSKEYAELEPVAKAAQVLQAAEREAADLTRLIEAADTDRELRALAETELEELNGRLDELHNQMKLLLLPKDAADEKNVIIEVRAGTGGDEAALFAGDLFRMYQRYAALKGWTVEIISASEAELGGYKEIIAAISGRGVFAELKFESGVHRVQRIPETESQGRIHTSAATVAVLPEAEDVDVDIDEKDLRIDVYRSSGPGGQSVNTTDSAVRITHLPTGLVVTQQDEKSQHKNKAKALKVLRARLYEMERERKEAERSAARKGQVGSGDRSERIRTYNFPQGRVTDHRINLTLYKLDQVIRGEALGELIQALITEHQASLLAEVEANE, from the coding sequence ATGTGGATCAGCGACAAGCTCGACAGGGTGCTCGACCGGTTTCGGACCATTGAGGCCGAGCTGTCGGCGGGCCCCGAGCCGAGCCAGTATGTGAAGCTATCGAAGGAATATGCCGAGCTCGAGCCGGTGGCAAAGGCCGCCCAGGTCTTGCAGGCTGCCGAGCGGGAAGCGGCGGATCTCACCCGGCTCATCGAGGCTGCGGACACCGACCGCGAGCTCAGGGCCTTGGCGGAGACCGAGCTCGAAGAGCTGAACGGCCGGCTCGATGAGCTGCACAATCAGATGAAGCTGTTGCTACTGCCCAAGGATGCCGCCGACGAGAAGAACGTGATCATCGAGGTGCGCGCCGGCACCGGCGGTGATGAGGCGGCCTTGTTCGCCGGCGATCTGTTCCGCATGTATCAGCGCTACGCTGCCCTGAAGGGCTGGACCGTCGAGATCATCTCGGCCAGTGAAGCGGAACTCGGCGGCTACAAGGAGATCATCGCTGCCATTTCCGGCCGGGGTGTCTTCGCCGAGCTGAAGTTCGAATCCGGCGTGCACCGGGTGCAGCGCATTCCCGAGACGGAAAGCCAGGGCAGGATCCATACCTCTGCCGCCACTGTGGCTGTGCTGCCCGAGGCGGAAGACGTGGACGTCGATATCGACGAGAAGGACCTCCGGATCGACGTCTACCGGTCGAGCGGCCCGGGCGGACAGTCGGTGAACACCACTGACAGTGCCGTGCGCATCACCCACCTGCCCACCGGACTGGTGGTGACCCAGCAGGACGAGAAATCGCAGCACAAGAACAAGGCCAAGGCCTTGAAGGTGCTGCGTGCCCGCCTTTATGAGATGGAGCGCGAGCGGAAGGAAGCGGAACGCTCGGCGGCGCGCAAGGGGCAAGTCGGCAGCGGCGACCGTTCGGAGCGCATCCGCACCTATAATTTTCCGCAAGGCCGGGTGACCGATCACCGCATCAACCTCACCCTGTACAAGCTCGACCAGGTGATCCGTGGCGAGGCGCTGGGCGAATTGATTCAGGCGCTGATTACAGAGCATCAGGCCAGTTTGCTGGCCGAAGTCGAGGCCAATGAATAA
- a CDS encoding DUF4167 domain-containing protein, giving the protein MRQGQHNNNNKRSRNRGRRQPNPASRVFESNGPDVRVRGTASHIAEKYTSLGRDALASGDIVQAENYFQHAEHYQRIVAAAQAYLQQQNPDMASRTYGDEDEDGYGDELPDRGEAGFGQRPVEQRMDDRPREHQRGEWRDHRNDHRGDGMREGAREARGDQRGQRGEWRDNRGEREQRGEWRDNRENRDHRDDRQEGQRHDGRQREWRRDRDRPRRDYRDTPQPVVVSSDQPMNGQVREFRQPAESAGAHQPEPVEQISLLPEAPGRETQAVAQQGNSPVPADASSPEATSETSLPSKPRRQPRSRKAAAAINGVEATAPVEQPAVASDAPTASEPKPTRRRRTSTRSRAGAEASAESDERSDTTELEANAG; this is encoded by the coding sequence ATGAGACAAGGCCAGCACAACAACAATAACAAGCGTTCGCGTAACAGAGGGCGCAGACAACCAAATCCCGCCAGCCGCGTTTTTGAATCGAACGGGCCGGATGTGCGGGTGCGCGGGACAGCGTCACATATCGCTGAGAAGTATACGTCGCTCGGCCGTGATGCATTGGCCTCGGGAGACATCGTTCAGGCTGAGAATTACTTCCAGCACGCTGAGCATTACCAGCGCATCGTCGCCGCGGCGCAGGCATACCTGCAGCAGCAGAATCCGGACATGGCCAGCCGCACTTATGGCGACGAGGACGAGGACGGTTACGGCGACGAGCTGCCCGACCGTGGTGAAGCGGGCTTCGGCCAGCGCCCGGTAGAGCAGCGCATGGACGATCGGCCGCGCGAGCATCAGCGCGGCGAATGGCGCGATCATCGTAATGATCACCGCGGCGATGGCATGCGGGAGGGCGCCCGCGAGGCGCGTGGCGATCAGCGCGGCCAGCGCGGCGAATGGCGCGATAACCGCGGCGAGCGTGAGCAGCGGGGCGAGTGGCGCGACAACCGCGAGAACCGTGACCACCGCGACGACCGTCAGGAAGGGCAGCGCCACGACGGCCGCCAGCGCGAATGGCGGCGCGATCGGGACCGCCCGCGCCGTGATTATCGCGATACGCCGCAGCCGGTGGTGGTGAGCTCCGATCAGCCGATGAACGGACAGGTTCGCGAGTTTAGACAGCCGGCCGAGTCGGCGGGCGCGCACCAGCCAGAGCCGGTGGAGCAGATCAGCCTGCTGCCGGAAGCACCCGGCCGCGAGACTCAGGCCGTTGCGCAACAGGGAAATTCTCCTGTTCCTGCGGATGCGAGCAGCCCGGAGGCAACGTCCGAAACCAGCCTTCCCAGCAAGCCTCGGCGGCAGCCGCGGAGCCGGAAAGCGGCAGCGGCAATCAACGGTGTGGAGGCCACTGCCCCTGTTGAGCAGCCCGCTGTAGCGTCGGATGCGCCGACAGCGTCTGAGCCCAAGCCAACCCGGCGGCGGCGGACGTCAACCCGCAGCAGGGCAGGCGCAGAGGCTTCCGCCGAATCTGACGAGCGCAGCGACACCACGGAGCTTGAGGCGAACGCTGGCTGA
- a CDS encoding helix-turn-helix domain-containing protein translates to MDSINTSHPTIGRPRSHAPKPDRSNPAAEVGWFLRRERERYNCSLEDAALATRINRRYLAAIEDGDLDSLPDPEDGLRYVTTYAAFLGFEPAPLAQHYATVINRHRVGSPAERALRGAPTAKIIPFPRIPLGPRTVGLAAALVVAGGIFGGMGWMISGDGGDSTIPVVRVDDGATAADPITTASIPAASPAVRRQATTGDELTEEDTGVANAPLSGGADGLDGLTEFIQQNVTNTVPTEPPAKPKVSSDKQSRTYGIENAESRLVLQANAPVWVRIEDRQGNVILTKTMMAGDSYRVPNRSDLVVIARDGGALSYIVDGKKLGTLGAPGEILVGRSLDLATLEKSANS, encoded by the coding sequence ATGGACTCGATCAATACATCCCACCCGACAATCGGTCGGCCGAGATCTCATGCGCCGAAGCCGGACAGGAGCAACCCGGCCGCGGAGGTCGGCTGGTTCCTCCGTCGCGAGCGCGAGCGTTACAACTGCTCGCTGGAGGATGCTGCCCTGGCCACCCGCATAAATCGCCGTTACCTGGCCGCGATCGAGGACGGCGATCTCGACTCCCTGCCTGATCCCGAGGACGGGCTGCGTTATGTCACGACCTACGCGGCGTTCCTGGGCTTTGAGCCGGCGCCGCTCGCGCAGCACTACGCAACCGTCATCAACCGCCACCGGGTCGGCAGTCCCGCCGAGCGCGCGTTGAGGGGAGCGCCGACTGCCAAGATCATTCCTTTCCCCCGGATCCCACTCGGCCCTCGCACGGTCGGGCTTGCCGCGGCGCTGGTCGTGGCCGGCGGCATTTTCGGTGGGATGGGCTGGATGATATCGGGAGATGGAGGCGACTCGACGATACCCGTGGTCCGCGTCGATGACGGCGCTACGGCGGCCGACCCGATAACCACCGCGAGCATTCCCGCCGCCAGCCCGGCCGTTCGCCGGCAGGCGACGACCGGCGACGAGCTGACCGAAGAAGACACTGGTGTGGCCAACGCGCCCCTTTCCGGAGGCGCCGACGGCCTCGATGGCTTGACCGAATTCATCCAGCAGAACGTCACGAACACCGTGCCCACGGAGCCGCCGGCCAAGCCGAAGGTCAGCAGCGACAAGCAAAGCCGCACCTATGGCATCGAAAATGCCGAGTCCCGCCTGGTCCTGCAGGCCAATGCCCCCGTTTGGGTGCGAATCGAAGATCGCCAGGGTAACGTCATTCTCACCAAGACCATGATGGCGGGCGATTCCTATCGGGTTCCCAACCGCAGCGACCTCGTGGTCATCGCCCGCGACGGCGGCGCGCTCAGCTATATCGTCGATGGCAAGAAGCTCGGCACGCTCGGTGCCCCCGGCGAGATCCTGGTGGGGCGCTCGCTCGACCTGGCCACGCTTGAAAAGAGCGCGAACAGCTGA
- a CDS encoding DUF3750 domain-containing protein — protein MLISARPMLSFVKYVSLAFFLLFVAPIAVHGALHWQNGWPQSWRQADWSSTGILPAASTHDDALVRVYAARTGRWKGIFAVHSWIVVKERGAPAYERFEVVGWGTPLRINGYAPDGRWFGDEPETVFAADGAEAERLIPGIRKAVESYRYRQQGDYLIWPGPNSNTFVAAVIAGVPGWNAVLPPTAIGKDYPYDGRWLSLTPSGLGFRATLAGYAGLTVGWYEGVELNLLGGVIGVDIRRPAIKLPGFGRIGLPAQDNLA, from the coding sequence ATGCTTATCTCAGCGCGGCCGATGTTGTCCTTCGTAAAATATGTCTCGCTTGCCTTTTTCCTGCTGTTCGTTGCGCCCATTGCGGTGCACGGGGCGCTGCATTGGCAGAATGGGTGGCCCCAGAGCTGGCGCCAAGCCGACTGGAGCAGTACCGGCATTCTGCCGGCGGCGAGCACGCACGATGATGCTCTGGTGCGCGTCTATGCGGCCCGGACCGGACGCTGGAAGGGCATCTTCGCTGTGCATAGCTGGATCGTGGTGAAGGAACGGGGCGCACCCGCCTACGAGCGCTTCGAGGTGGTGGGCTGGGGCACGCCGCTGCGGATCAACGGCTATGCCCCGGACGGACGCTGGTTCGGCGACGAACCGGAGACGGTGTTCGCCGCGGATGGGGCTGAAGCGGAGCGGCTCATTCCCGGCATCCGAAAAGCGGTCGAGAGCTACCGCTACCGGCAGCAGGGCGACTATCTGATATGGCCGGGCCCGAACTCGAATACATTCGTGGCGGCAGTCATCGCTGGCGTCCCCGGATGGAACGCCGTGCTGCCACCGACGGCGATCGGCAAGGACTACCCGTATGACGGCCGCTGGCTCAGCCTCACGCCGTCGGGCCTCGGGTTCCGCGCGACGCTGGCTGGATATGCAGGACTGACCGTGGGGTGGTACGAGGGGGTCGAACTGAACCTTCTCGGCGGGGTCATCGGCGTGGATATCCGCCGGCCGGCCATCAAGCTGCCCGGCTTCGGCCGCATCGGCTTGCCCGCGCAGGACAATCTAGCCTAA
- a CDS encoding universal stress protein, which produces MFGRILVAVDLDDIEHGRRALRQASGLIPGAGAMVRVLHVLPPVPMIYLQHLPRDFDAQELKTINRQLAQLAVQSGLPADTVSTAVRRGAAHVEILSEADALGADLIIIGAHQPTAYSKLLGTTAGAVVRHAQASVLVVRS; this is translated from the coding sequence ATGTTCGGCCGTATACTGGTCGCGGTCGACCTTGACGATATCGAGCACGGCAGGCGAGCGCTGCGGCAGGCCTCCGGATTGATTCCGGGCGCCGGCGCCATGGTCCGCGTGCTGCATGTGCTGCCGCCGGTGCCGATGATCTACCTGCAGCATCTGCCCCGCGACTTCGATGCCCAGGAGCTCAAGACCATCAACCGGCAGCTCGCGCAATTGGCTGTCCAATCGGGTTTGCCCGCAGACACGGTGAGCACCGCCGTTCGGCGCGGCGCCGCCCATGTGGAAATCCTCAGCGAGGCCGACGCCTTGGGCGCCGACCTCATCATTATCGGCGCCCACCAGCCGACCGCTTATTCCAAGCTCTTGGGCACGACCGCCGGCGCCGTCGTCCGCCATGCCCAGGCCAGCGTGCTGGTCGTCCGGAGTTAG
- the prmC gene encoding peptide chain release factor N(5)-glutamine methyltransferase, translated as MNKPPADAARTLGTLFRWGRDRLREHGVDTPDLDARLLLLEASGIDHTVLIAAPDRAMAPEEAARFAELLKRRCAGEPVSRILGYREFHGHWLALSAATLDPRPETELVVDQCLRVVDLMGWRHSVGGRPLRLLDLGTGTGAIVISLLHALPGAWGCAVDIAYEALATARGNAARLGVGDRLALACGNWTDAFSGRFDVILSNPPYIETSDIGELKPEVRCFDPVLALDGGQDGLAAYRRIIPSASQLLVPGGWLILEVGAGQAAAVIGLCRTAGFGPHAAVSETVTDLAGHARVVCMQLGWTT; from the coding sequence ATGAATAAGCCCCCCGCTGACGCGGCCCGAACCCTGGGCACGCTTTTCAGATGGGGACGGGACCGGCTGCGCGAGCATGGGGTCGACACGCCGGATCTCGATGCGCGGCTCCTGCTGCTCGAAGCATCGGGGATTGACCATACGGTGCTGATCGCCGCGCCGGACCGCGCCATGGCGCCGGAGGAGGCTGCACGATTCGCCGAGTTGCTGAAGCGGCGCTGCGCGGGCGAGCCGGTCTCGCGCATTCTTGGCTACCGGGAGTTTCACGGGCATTGGCTCGCACTTTCGGCGGCAACTCTCGATCCACGGCCGGAGACGGAACTGGTGGTCGATCAATGCCTTCGCGTGGTTGATCTTATGGGGTGGCGCCACAGCGTAGGTGGTCGGCCGCTGCGTTTGCTGGACCTCGGAACCGGCACCGGCGCCATCGTCATCAGCCTGCTGCATGCACTGCCGGGCGCGTGGGGATGTGCGGTCGATATCGCCTACGAAGCATTGGCGACGGCGCGCGGCAACGCCGCGCGGCTAGGAGTTGGCGACAGGCTCGCTCTGGCATGCGGCAACTGGACCGATGCTTTTTCCGGGCGCTTTGATGTAATCTTATCCAATCCACCCTATATAGAGACGAGCGACATCGGCGAATTGAAGCCGGAAGTCAGGTGTTTCGACCCGGTTCTCGCCCTTGACGGTGGCCAAGACGGCCTGGCGGCTTATCGGCGGATCATCCCTTCAGCCAGCCAGCTTCTCGTTCCGGGCGGATGGTTGATCCTGGAGGTTGGTGCAGGCCAAGCAGCCGCTGTGATTGGGCTTTGTCGCACCGCGGGGTTCGGGCCCCATGCAGCAGTTTCGGAGACCGTGACAGATCTCGCCGGTCATGCCCGTGTGGTATGCATGCAACTCGGTTGGACCACTTAA
- a CDS encoding ABC transporter substrate-binding protein, translating to MEISRRNLLVGAAVAAIASNVKISVASAQEKVIRFSMPQDFTRIYTFVTAEYSQGQRDYITLINSRGGVNGYTILADVSDHGNDLPRAIEAYERAKAQGAVLIDPLSTPVARALVPRVLQDKINMITAFSGRSDAADGTVFPYVFPLSPNYWTQAALLIDFFRQKDGDLKGKKICFVHIDTPFGKEPLPILQTLSQKLGFELQTFPYTPPGNDQSAIWPQVRRARPDWVMFWGAGVGQTVALTEAIRNGLPMDRVSSSVWLSQSDMQVVGPDQAVGVMKFDPCVTGREPKVIQDILKEVVQAGKGAGPEDKIGTNYYNYGVMLAGIMVEGVRMAFEKNPDGPIDGPWLNQGLVSIKDFTLDGYMPPVTVTPEDHQGGGMGRVSRWDGKNFVPQTDWFTAYQDVVWDEIKKYSQEFAKTGK from the coding sequence ATGGAAATCAGTCGTCGCAATCTGTTGGTGGGGGCCGCCGTCGCGGCCATCGCGTCCAATGTCAAGATCAGCGTGGCATCGGCGCAGGAGAAGGTCATCCGCTTCTCGATGCCGCAGGATTTCACTCGTATCTATACTTTCGTCACGGCAGAATACAGCCAGGGCCAGCGCGACTACATCACCCTGATCAACAGCCGCGGCGGCGTCAACGGGTACACCATTCTGGCCGACGTGTCGGATCACGGCAACGACCTGCCCCGCGCCATCGAGGCCTATGAGCGGGCCAAGGCGCAAGGGGCCGTGCTGATCGATCCGCTGTCCACACCAGTTGCGCGCGCGCTGGTCCCCCGCGTGCTGCAGGACAAGATCAACATGATCACCGCCTTCTCCGGGCGCAGCGACGCGGCGGACGGCACGGTGTTTCCCTATGTGTTCCCGCTGTCGCCGAATTACTGGACCCAAGCCGCCCTGCTCATCGACTTCTTCCGGCAGAAGGACGGCGATCTCAAGGGCAAGAAGATCTGCTTCGTGCATATCGACACGCCGTTCGGCAAGGAGCCGTTGCCAATCCTGCAGACCCTCAGCCAGAAGCTCGGGTTCGAGCTGCAGACCTTCCCGTACACGCCTCCCGGCAACGACCAGTCGGCGATCTGGCCACAGGTGCGGCGGGCGCGGCCGGACTGGGTGATGTTCTGGGGCGCAGGCGTCGGCCAGACAGTGGCGCTGACGGAAGCGATCCGCAATGGGCTGCCCATGGATCGGGTGTCGTCCAGCGTCTGGCTGTCGCAGTCGGACATGCAAGTGGTGGGCCCCGACCAGGCGGTCGGCGTCATGAAATTCGACCCATGCGTGACCGGCCGCGAGCCGAAGGTGATCCAGGACATCCTCAAGGAGGTGGTGCAAGCCGGCAAGGGCGCGGGCCCGGAGGACAAGATCGGCACGAACTACTACAATTACGGGGTCATGCTCGCGGGCATCATGGTCGAGGGCGTGCGGATGGCGTTCGAAAAGAACCCCGACGGCCCGATCGACGGCCCCTGGCTCAATCAGGGGCTCGTGTCGATCAAGGACTTCACGCTCGACGGCTACATGCCGCCGGTGACGGTGACACCGGAGGACCATCAAGGCGGCGGCATGGGCCGCGTGTCGCGCTGGGACGGCAAGAATTTCGTGCCGCAGACCGACTGGTTCACCGCCTACCAGGACGTGGTCTGGGACGAGATCAAGAAGTATTCCCAGGAATTCGCCAAGACCGGCAAGTAA
- a CDS encoding ABC transporter ATP-binding protein, with product MALLSLNNIEVVYDRVFLAVKGVSIEVPDGGLVGLLGANGAGKSTVLKAISGLLKPERGLVTRGDIAFRGASITDLDPPQRVRLGIVHVLEGRRVFGHLTPAENMLAATSMHRDRAKTRALMDKMFALFPRLAERAKAKAGYLSGGEQQMLAIARALMTEPKLILLDEPSLGLAPFLVDEIFATIKRINQETGVGILLVEQNAAAALDIAHSAYLIENGRVVMSGSAEVMRANPDVQDAYLGGAHKVDYHAVKHYRRRKRWLA from the coding sequence TTGGCGCTGCTGAGCCTGAACAATATCGAGGTGGTCTACGACCGGGTGTTCCTGGCAGTCAAAGGCGTCTCGATCGAGGTGCCGGACGGCGGGCTCGTCGGCCTTCTCGGAGCGAATGGCGCCGGCAAGAGCACGGTGCTCAAGGCGATCAGCGGGTTGCTCAAGCCCGAGCGCGGGCTCGTCACCCGCGGCGACATCGCATTCCGGGGCGCCAGCATAACCGATCTCGATCCGCCGCAGCGGGTGCGGCTCGGCATCGTGCATGTGCTCGAGGGGCGGCGGGTATTCGGCCATCTGACGCCAGCGGAAAACATGCTGGCGGCCACGTCCATGCATCGGGACCGGGCCAAGACGCGGGCGCTGATGGACAAGATGTTCGCGCTGTTTCCGCGATTGGCGGAGCGCGCGAAGGCGAAAGCAGGCTATCTTTCCGGCGGTGAGCAGCAGATGCTGGCGATTGCCCGCGCACTGATGACCGAGCCGAAGCTCATCCTGCTGGATGAGCCGAGCCTGGGGCTTGCGCCGTTCCTGGTGGACGAAATCTTCGCCACCATCAAGCGCATAAACCAGGAGACCGGCGTCGGCATCCTGCTGGTGGAGCAGAATGCGGCTGCGGCGCTCGACATTGCCCATTCCGCCTATCTCATCGAGAACGGGCGGGTGGTGATGAGCGGATCGGCCGAGGTCATGCGCGCCAATCCGGACGTGCAAGATGCCTATCTCGGCGGGGCCCACAAGGTCGACTACCACGCGGTGAAGCACTACCGGCGGCGCAAGCGCTGGCTGGCTTAA
- a CDS encoding GDYXXLXY domain-containing protein has translation MSKRFMLLGFGLAFLLQGCLLFGMIAGRAMLMANGTEVRLAVVPVDPRDFLRGDYVILSYDISRLKTAQLGGDRDFTVGDPIYVALAPDGQTWHATAIYHTYPKDVAGPVLRGRITSASQTPNCTGPSCWEYGVDYGLEKFFVPEGAGRALEELRNDQRLTADVAVGKDGASVIKRLRVDGQVRYEAGLF, from the coding sequence ATGAGCAAGCGCTTCATGCTGCTCGGTTTCGGTCTCGCTTTCCTGCTGCAGGGCTGCCTGCTCTTCGGCATGATCGCCGGACGCGCCATGCTCATGGCCAACGGCACCGAGGTCCGCCTCGCCGTCGTGCCCGTAGACCCGCGTGATTTCCTTCGTGGCGATTATGTGATCCTCTCCTACGACATTTCCAGGTTGAAGACGGCGCAGCTCGGCGGCGACAGGGATTTCACGGTCGGCGATCCGATCTACGTGGCTCTGGCACCCGACGGCCAGACCTGGCACGCAACTGCGATCTATCACACCTATCCGAAGGACGTCGCCGGTCCCGTGCTACGAGGGCGCATCACCAGCGCCTCGCAAACCCCCAACTGCACGGGTCCCTCCTGTTGGGAATACGGCGTGGATTACGGTTTGGAGAAATTCTTCGTGCCCGAAGGCGCCGGTCGCGCCTTGGAGGAGCTGCGCAACGACCAGCGGCTGACCGCCGATGTGGCCGTCGGCAAGGACGGCGCTTCGGTCATCAAGCGTCTGCGCGTCGACGGGCAAGTCCGCTATGAAGCAGGGCTGTTCTGA
- a CDS encoding TIGR00730 family Rossman fold protein: MRGVRFLLEYAKAEEALRNWSVRSTIVVFGSARVRENGPGRQAFWYDQARRFGYIASMHGGALCDDEGVRHNVIATGGGPGIMEAANRGAMEAGAPSIGFNITLPFEQEPNAYSTPDLTFRFHYFAMRKMHLAMRAKALVVFPGGFGTLDELFEILTLAQTGKAPGVPTILFDQSYWTSVINFRVLVDQGMINPEDVRLFEFANSAEEAWRKLISLGLGVAGSPHAREEEKPNLV, translated from the coding sequence ATGCGAGGCGTTCGGTTCCTGCTCGAATATGCGAAAGCCGAGGAGGCGCTGCGCAATTGGAGCGTACGCTCCACCATCGTCGTGTTCGGGAGCGCGCGGGTGCGTGAGAATGGCCCCGGCCGCCAAGCCTTCTGGTATGACCAGGCGCGGCGGTTCGGCTATATCGCATCCATGCACGGCGGCGCTCTGTGCGACGACGAAGGCGTGCGCCACAACGTGATCGCCACCGGCGGCGGGCCGGGTATCATGGAGGCCGCCAACCGTGGGGCGATGGAAGCCGGCGCCCCCTCCATCGGCTTCAACATCACGTTGCCTTTCGAACAGGAGCCCAACGCCTATTCCACGCCCGACCTGACCTTCCGGTTCCACTACTTCGCCATGCGCAAGATGCACTTGGCGATGAGAGCCAAGGCACTGGTCGTATTTCCTGGTGGATTCGGCACGCTCGACGAACTGTTCGAGATCCTCACCCTCGCCCAAACCGGCAAGGCGCCCGGCGTTCCCACCATTCTCTTCGACCAGTCCTATTGGACCTCGGTTATCAACTTCCGGGTTTTGGTCGACCAAGGCATGATCAATCCGGAAGACGTGAGGTTGTTCGAATTCGCAAACTCGGCCGAAGAGGCCTGGCGCAAGCTGATCAGCCTCGGCCTTGGCGTGGCCGGCTCTCCGCACGCCCGTGAGGAGGAGAAGCCCAACCTCGTTTAG
- a CDS encoding DUF2157 domain-containing protein, with amino-acid sequence MVFERYYRNRLAADLPVWRERGWVTPDGASAILATLPEPGRHLTLSTIVATLGGLLLGAAAIAFVAANWEGMAPFARFLLLLATLAAAYAAAAVLKQRNHPALSDAMVLVAGLVFAAAIALVGQAYNLTGEFRDAILLWTLGCFGAALLTRSLSATVLSLVGVSVWAFLAITELGRVVHWASLVLLLAIGAHALWLDGSFARRAFVAASTFWIAFTLIQMTEALGWPYIGGLSLCAAVALFFWSVGAFLASGTREGGFADRLVPFGRELTWPALVGLLIALFVMQGLFEETRADALGWFLPAVIIALLAATIAMGAAWRGAVPMVHAVLGMLIVFCAIVFAYWQTVSGDGEHAAALWPRLAIAAVILVASLWLVALAQTDAGYHVHTLGLAAFGIEILYLYIETLGTLIDTALAFLVGGILLIALSIGLVRLDRWLRSQRRSASP; translated from the coding sequence GTGGTGTTCGAAAGATACTATCGCAACCGGCTTGCCGCCGATCTGCCGGTTTGGCGTGAGCGGGGCTGGGTGACCCCGGACGGGGCGTCCGCCATACTCGCGACGCTCCCGGAGCCAGGGCGTCACCTCACGCTTTCGACCATCGTGGCGACCCTGGGCGGCCTGCTGCTCGGCGCCGCCGCCATTGCCTTCGTCGCGGCCAATTGGGAGGGCATGGCGCCCTTCGCCCGTTTCCTCCTGTTGCTGGCAACGCTCGCTGCGGCTTATGCCGCTGCGGCGGTGCTGAAGCAGCGCAACCACCCGGCCCTCAGCGATGCCATGGTCCTCGTGGCGGGTCTGGTCTTCGCCGCCGCCATAGCCTTGGTCGGCCAGGCCTACAATCTCACCGGCGAGTTCCGTGATGCCATCCTGCTATGGACGCTGGGCTGTTTTGGCGCGGCGCTTCTCACCCGGTCGCTTTCGGCAACCGTGCTGAGCCTGGTCGGGGTCTCGGTCTGGGCCTTCCTTGCCATCACCGAGCTGGGACGTGTCGTCCATTGGGCCAGCCTGGTCCTGCTTCTGGCCATTGGCGCCCATGCGCTCTGGCTCGATGGCAGCTTTGCGCGCCGGGCCTTTGTTGCCGCCTCGACGTTCTGGATAGCTTTTACGCTCATCCAGATGACGGAAGCTCTGGGCTGGCCCTATATTGGCGGCCTGTCTCTCTGTGCCGCCGTGGCCCTGTTCTTCTGGTCGGTCGGCGCGTTCCTTGCCTCAGGCACCAGGGAGGGCGGGTTCGCGGACCGGCTGGTGCCCTTTGGGCGGGAGCTCACCTGGCCTGCCCTGGTCGGACTGCTCATAGCGCTATTCGTGATGCAGGGCCTGTTCGAGGAGACCCGGGCCGATGCGCTCGGCTGGTTCCTACCTGCGGTCATCATAGCCCTGCTCGCCGCCACCATCGCCATGGGTGCGGCCTGGCGCGGCGCCGTGCCGATGGTTCATGCCGTCCTTGGCATGCTGATCGTGTTCTGCGCTATCGTCTTCGCCTACTGGCAGACGGTGAGCGGAGATGGAGAGCATGCCGCCGCTCTGTGGCCAAGGCTGGCAATCGCAGCTGTCATCCTCGTGGCGAGCCTCTGGCTTGTAGCACTCGCGCAGACCGACGCTGGCTATCACGTGCATACGCTGGGCCTCGCCGCGTTCGGTATCGAGATCCTCTATCTCTATATCGAGACACTAGGCACTCTCATCGACACCGCGCTGGCCTTCCTGGTCGGTGGCATCCTGCTGATTGCTCTCTCGATCGGGCTGGTGCGGCTGGACCGCTGGCTGCGCAGCCAGCGGCGGAGTGCCTCTCCATGA